The following are encoded together in the Streptococcus oralis genome:
- a CDS encoding ABC transporter substrate-binding protein has protein sequence MKKKFALSFVALASVALLAACGEVKSGASNTTGNPVDEKTIKIGFNFEETGAVAAYGTAEQKGAQLAVDEINAAGGIDGKQIEVVDKDNKSETAEAASVTTNLVTQSKVAAIVGPATSGATAAAVANATKAGVPLISPSATQDGLTKGQDYLFIGTFQDSFQGKIISNYVTNKLNAKKVVLYTDNASDYAKGIAKSFREAYKGEIVADETFVAGDTDFQAALTKMKDKEFDAIVVPGYYTEAGKIVNQARGMGIDKPIIGGDGFNGEEFVQQATAERASNIYFISGFSTTVDVSAKAKAFLEAYRAKYNEEPSTFSALAYDSVYLVANAAKGAKNSGEIKDNLAKTKDFDGVTGQTSFDADHNTVKTAYMMTMNNGKVEEAEVVKP, from the coding sequence ATGAAGAAAAAATTTGCCCTATCTTTTGTGGCTCTTGCTAGTGTGGCTCTTCTTGCTGCCTGTGGAGAGGTCAAGTCAGGAGCGTCAAACACAACTGGAAATCCAGTGGACGAAAAAACAATTAAAATCGGTTTTAACTTTGAAGAGACAGGTGCTGTGGCAGCTTACGGTACAGCTGAACAAAAAGGTGCCCAACTTGCTGTAGACGAAATTAACGCTGCAGGTGGAATTGATGGAAAACAAATCGAAGTTGTAGACAAAGACAACAAGTCTGAAACTGCTGAAGCAGCTTCTGTTACAACAAACCTTGTTACCCAATCAAAAGTAGCAGCTATTGTAGGACCTGCGACATCTGGTGCAACTGCTGCAGCTGTAGCTAACGCTACTAAAGCTGGAGTGCCATTGATTTCACCAAGTGCTACTCAAGACGGTTTGACTAAAGGTCAAGATTACCTATTTATCGGAACATTCCAAGATAGCTTCCAAGGGAAGATTATTTCTAACTATGTAACAAACAAATTGAATGCTAAGAAGGTTGTTCTTTATACTGACAATGCTAGTGACTATGCTAAAGGTATTGCTAAATCTTTCCGCGAAGCCTACAAGGGTGAGATTGTAGCAGATGAAACATTCGTAGCAGGTGATACTGACTTCCAAGCAGCCCTTACTAAAATGAAAGACAAAGAGTTTGACGCTATCGTTGTTCCAGGTTACTATACAGAAGCTGGTAAGATTGTAAACCAAGCTCGTGGAATGGGAATTGATAAGCCAATCATTGGTGGCGATGGATTTAACGGTGAAGAATTTGTTCAACAAGCAACTGCTGAAAGAGCATCAAACATTTACTTCATCTCAGGATTCTCAACTACTGTTGATGTTTCTGCAAAAGCTAAAGCTTTCCTTGAAGCATACCGTGCTAAATACAACGAAGAACCTTCAACATTCTCAGCTTTGGCCTATGACTCAGTTTACCTAGTAGCAAATGCTGCAAAAGGTGCTAAAAACTCAGGTGAAATCAAGGACAACCTTGCTAAAACCAAAGATTTTGATGGTGTAACTGGTCAAACAAGCTTTGATGCTGACCACAATACAGTGAAAACTGCTTACATGATGACCATGAACAATGGTAAAGTTGAAGAAGCAGAAGTTGTAAAACCATAA
- the upp gene encoding uracil phosphoribosyltransferase, which translates to MGKIEVINHPLIQHKLSILRRTDTSTKAFRELVDEIAMLMGYEVLRDLPLEDVEIETPITKTVQKQLAGKKLAIVPILRAGIGMVDGLLSLVPAAKVGHIGMYRDEETLQPVEYLVKLPEDIDQRQIFVVDPMLATGGSAILAVDSLKKRGASNIKFVCLVSAPEGVKALQEAHPDVEIFTAALDERLNEHGYIVPGLGDAGDRLFGTK; encoded by the coding sequence ATGGGAAAAATTGAAGTCATTAATCATCCACTCATTCAACACAAATTGTCAATCTTGCGTCGTACAGACACTTCTACAAAAGCTTTTCGTGAGCTAGTAGATGAGATTGCAATGTTGATGGGATATGAAGTACTTCGTGATCTTCCACTTGAAGACGTGGAAATCGAAACACCTATCACAAAGACCGTTCAAAAACAATTGGCTGGGAAAAAATTGGCGATTGTCCCAATCTTGCGCGCAGGTATCGGGATGGTAGATGGCCTCTTGAGCTTGGTTCCAGCAGCCAAAGTTGGTCATATTGGTATGTACCGTGATGAAGAAACCCTTCAACCAGTTGAATACTTGGTGAAATTGCCTGAAGATATTGACCAACGTCAAATCTTTGTCGTTGATCCAATGTTGGCAACTGGTGGCTCAGCAATCTTGGCAGTAGATTCGCTTAAAAAACGTGGAGCATCAAATATCAAGTTTGTCTGCCTAGTATCTGCTCCAGAAGGAGTGAAAGCTCTCCAAGAAGCTCACCCAGATGTAGAAATCTTTACAGCAGCCTTGGATGAACGCTTGAACGAACACGGTTATATCGTTCCAGGTCTTGGAGATGCTGGAGACCGCTTGTTCGGTACTAAATAA
- a CDS encoding branched-chain amino acid ABC transporter permease, whose product MKTNLKVNILWLFLLLAGYGLISVLVSAGVLNLFHVQILEQIGINIILAVGLNLIVGFSGQFSLGHAGFMAIGAYAAAIIGSKSPTYGAFFGAMALGALISGAVALLVGIPTLRLKGDYLAVATLGVSEIIRIFIINGGSLTNGAAGILGIPNFTNWQMVYLFVVITTIATLNFLRSPIGRSTLSVREDEIAAESVGVNTTKIKIIAFVFGAITASIAGSLQAGFIGSVVPKDYTFINSINVLIIVVFGGLGSITGTIVSAIVLGILNMLLQDVASVRMIIYALALVLVMIFRPGGLLGTWELSLSRFFKKSKKEGQN is encoded by the coding sequence ATGAAGACAAATCTTAAAGTAAATATTCTCTGGTTATTCCTTCTGTTAGCGGGTTATGGATTGATTAGCGTACTGGTTTCTGCTGGTGTTCTCAATCTATTCCATGTCCAAATTTTAGAACAAATTGGGATTAATATCATCCTTGCAGTAGGTTTGAACTTAATCGTTGGTTTTTCAGGACAATTCTCACTTGGTCATGCAGGTTTTATGGCAATTGGGGCTTATGCAGCAGCGATTATTGGTTCAAAATCACCAACCTATGGTGCCTTCTTTGGAGCAATGGCCTTGGGTGCCTTGATTTCTGGTGCAGTCGCTTTGCTCGTTGGGATTCCAACGCTTCGTTTGAAGGGTGACTACCTGGCTGTTGCGACACTAGGTGTTTCAGAAATCATTCGTATCTTTATCATTAATGGTGGCAGTTTGACCAACGGTGCTGCTGGTATCTTGGGTATTCCAAACTTTACCAACTGGCAAATGGTTTATCTTTTTGTAGTGATTACAACTATTGCAACCCTTAACTTCTTACGTAGTCCAATTGGACGCTCTACTCTATCTGTTCGTGAGGATGAGATTGCTGCAGAGTCCGTTGGGGTAAACACTACAAAGATCAAGATTATCGCTTTTGTCTTTGGAGCCATTACAGCAAGTATTGCTGGTTCACTTCAGGCTGGTTTTATCGGATCTGTTGTACCAAAAGACTACACCTTTATTAATTCCATCAACGTGTTGATTATCGTTGTATTTGGTGGACTTGGATCGATTACTGGTACCATCGTTTCAGCGATTGTTTTAGGAATTTTAAATATGCTCCTTCAAGATGTAGCTAGCGTGCGTATGATCATCTACGCTTTGGCACTTGTATTGGTCATGATTTTCAGACCAGGTGGACTTCTTGGGACATGGGAATTGAGTCTATCACGTTTCTTTAAAAAATCTAAGAAGGAGGGACAAAACTAA
- a CDS encoding TetR/AcrR family transcriptional regulator → MSERKISEKSLENLRKSNQESNFLTREAIETALLQLLEKKDLAKISISELVKRAGVSRAAFYRNYDSKEEILESVFKRSVHNIMEQLSHYDVKTDLYLVWVHLFRAAKKEAKVIQLALDYHLEKIFVQAMQEFLEKYHGKSKGVSSYLHSFWSSAIVSVLLKWIKDGMKVPAEKIADLRLPFFKK, encoded by the coding sequence ATGTCTGAACGTAAAATATCTGAAAAATCTCTTGAAAATCTCAGAAAATCAAATCAAGAATCCAATTTTTTAACCAGAGAAGCAATCGAGACGGCTCTTTTGCAACTTCTAGAGAAAAAAGACTTGGCCAAGATCAGCATTTCGGAGCTGGTCAAACGGGCTGGCGTCTCTCGTGCCGCCTTCTATCGTAACTATGACTCCAAAGAAGAGATTTTGGAAAGCGTCTTTAAACGCAGTGTCCATAACATTATGGAACAGTTGAGCCACTACGATGTCAAAACTGATCTTTATCTAGTCTGGGTTCACCTTTTCCGTGCAGCCAAGAAAGAAGCCAAGGTTATCCAACTTGCTCTGGACTATCATTTGGAAAAGATTTTTGTCCAAGCCATGCAGGAATTTCTAGAAAAATACCACGGAAAGTCAAAAGGCGTTAGCAGCTACCTTCATTCCTTTTGGAGTTCTGCCATCGTATCGGTACTGCTCAAATGGATCAAGGATGGCATGAAGGTTCCAGCTGAAAAGATTGCTGATTTACGCTTGCCATTTTTCAAAAAATAG
- a CDS encoding MerR family transcriptional regulator encodes MYHIKEAAQLSGVSVKTLHHYDKIGLLVPLKSENGYRTYSQEDLERLQVILYYKYLGFSLDKIAELLKGESSDLLPHLTRQLDYLTRERQHLDTLISTLQKTIQEQKGEIKMTIEEKFTGFSYQDHQKYHQEAVEKYGQEVMGEALERQSGREDEATAAFNQVFQALAQNLQDGLPATAAENQEQAAKLLQAIRTYGFDCSIEVFGHIGKGYVYNPEFKENIDKFGPGTAQYTSDVIAAYVQTNAE; translated from the coding sequence ATGTACCATATAAAAGAAGCTGCGCAGCTTTCAGGTGTCTCTGTCAAGACCCTGCACCACTACGATAAGATAGGACTCTTGGTTCCGTTGAAGTCGGAAAACGGCTATCGAACCTATAGTCAAGAGGATTTGGAACGCCTTCAGGTCATTCTGTATTATAAATATCTAGGCTTTTCTTTAGATAAAATAGCAGAGCTGTTAAAAGGAGAATCATCAGATTTATTGCCCCATTTGACTAGGCAGTTGGACTATCTAACTCGAGAAAGGCAACATCTGGATACCTTGATTTCCACCTTGCAAAAAACCATTCAAGAACAAAAAGGAGAAATAAAAATGACGATTGAGGAAAAATTCACTGGATTTAGCTATCAAGATCATCAAAAATACCACCAAGAGGCGGTAGAGAAATATGGACAAGAAGTCATGGGAGAAGCTCTCGAGCGCCAAAGTGGTAGAGAAGATGAGGCTACGGCTGCCTTTAACCAAGTCTTTCAAGCCTTGGCTCAAAATCTTCAAGATGGTCTTCCTGCAACAGCAGCTGAAAACCAAGAGCAAGCAGCCAAGCTCTTGCAAGCCATTCGAACTTATGGATTTGACTGCTCTATTGAGGTATTCGGTCATATCGGTAAAGGCTACGTCTACAACCCAGAGTTTAAGGAAAACATTGACAAATTTGGACCTGGGACAGCCCAGTACACATCAGATGTCATTGCTGCTTACGTTCAGACAAATGCAGAATAA
- a CDS encoding branched-chain amino acid ABC transporter permease: MLQQLVNGLILGSVYALLALGYTMVYGIIKLINFAHGDIYMMGAFIGYFLINSFQMDFFLALIISMAGTALLGVVIEFLAYRPLRHSTRIAVLITAIGVSFLLEYGMVYLVGANTRAFPQAIETVRFDLGPISLTNVQLMILAVSVLLMVLLQLIVQKTKMGKAMRAVSVDSDAAQLMGINVNRTISFTFALGSALAGAAGVLIALYYNSLEPLMGVTPGLKSFVAAVLGGIGIIPGAALGGFVIGLLETFATAFGMSDFRDAIVYGILLLILIVRPAGILGKNVKEKV, from the coding sequence ATGCTCCAACAACTTGTGAATGGTCTGATTCTGGGTAGTGTTTATGCACTTTTGGCTCTGGGTTATACCATGGTTTATGGAATTATCAAACTCATCAACTTCGCCCACGGTGATATTTATATGATGGGTGCCTTTATTGGTTACTTTTTGATTAATTCTTTCCAAATGGATTTCTTTTTAGCTTTAATTATTTCAATGGCAGGGACCGCACTACTTGGTGTTGTGATTGAGTTTCTTGCCTACCGTCCTTTACGACACTCTACACGTATTGCTGTATTGATTACTGCCATCGGGGTGTCTTTCCTACTGGAATACGGAATGGTTTATCTAGTAGGCGCCAATACTCGTGCCTTCCCTCAAGCTATTGAAACAGTCCGCTTTGACTTGGGACCAATTAGCTTGACAAATGTTCAATTGATGATTTTAGCAGTTTCTGTGCTCTTGATGGTTTTATTGCAATTGATCGTCCAAAAAACAAAAATGGGGAAAGCCATGCGTGCGGTATCAGTTGATAGTGACGCAGCTCAATTGATGGGAATTAATGTAAATCGCACAATCAGCTTTACCTTTGCTTTGGGTTCAGCCCTTGCTGGTGCAGCAGGTGTCCTCATTGCCCTCTACTACAACTCTCTTGAACCTTTGATGGGTGTGACTCCAGGTCTAAAATCATTCGTTGCGGCCGTACTGGGTGGTATCGGGATTATTCCTGGTGCAGCTCTAGGGGGATTTGTGATTGGCTTGTTGGAAACTTTTGCAACTGCCTTTGGTATGTCTGATTTCCGTGATGCTATCGTGTATGGAATTTTGCTTTTGATTCTGATTGTTCGACCTGCGGGTATCCTTGGTAAGAATGTGAAAGAGAAGGTGTAA
- a CDS encoding deoxycytidylate deaminase, giving the protein MIEKRLAWDEYFAAQALLIANRSTCKRAKVGAVLVKDNKVISTGYNGSVSGTEHCIDHECRVIEGHCVRTLHAEVNAILQGAERGVPRGFTAYVTHFPCLNCTKQLLQVGCKRVVYINQYRMDDYAQYLYHEKGTELTHLPLETVQTALQEADLI; this is encoded by the coding sequence ATGATAGAAAAAAGACTGGCTTGGGATGAGTACTTTGCAGCCCAGGCTTTACTGATTGCCAATCGTTCGACCTGCAAACGTGCCAAGGTGGGAGCTGTTCTAGTCAAGGATAATAAAGTCATTTCAACAGGCTATAATGGTTCCGTATCAGGAACGGAGCACTGTATTGACCACGAATGCCGGGTCATTGAAGGTCACTGTGTTCGAACCCTTCACGCCGAGGTTAATGCCATCTTGCAAGGAGCCGAACGAGGGGTTCCAAGAGGATTTACAGCCTATGTGACCCATTTTCCGTGTCTGAACTGCACCAAACAACTGCTACAAGTTGGTTGCAAGCGCGTGGTTTATATCAACCAGTACCGAATGGATGACTATGCCCAGTACCTTTATCATGAAAAAGGCACCGAGTTGACCCATTTACCATTAGAGACTGTTCAGACGGCTCTTCAAGAGGCAGATTTGATTTAA
- a CDS encoding YlbG family protein, translating to MFEKTNRSGLIIYLYYNRDAKKLQEYGDICYHSKKHRYLQLYVPTEELDDLVERLGKERYIKKIRRCHIQELETPFVGNLYRTEENVII from the coding sequence ATGTTTGAAAAAACAAATCGATCAGGATTAATCATCTATCTCTACTATAATCGAGACGCAAAAAAACTTCAGGAATACGGTGATATCTGTTACCATTCCAAAAAACATCGTTACTTGCAGCTCTATGTTCCAACTGAGGAGCTAGATGACTTGGTTGAGAGATTAGGTAAGGAAAGATATATCAAGAAAATTAGACGTTGCCATATTCAAGAGCTAGAAACTCCCTTCGTTGGGAATCTCTATCGGACTGAAGAAAACGTTATCATTTAA
- a CDS encoding 8-oxo-dGTP diphosphatase: MNRCETIEFVNMCMIQNGDKVLVQDRVSPNWPGITFPGGHVERGESFVDAVIREVKEETGLTISKPQLCGIKNWYDDEDYRYVVLFYKTKHFTGELQSSDEGKVWWENFENLSHLKLATKDMSDMLRVFLEDDLSEFFYYKDGDDWLYDLK; encoded by the coding sequence ATGAACAGATGCGAAACAATCGAATTTGTCAATATGTGTATGATTCAAAACGGAGACAAGGTTCTGGTTCAAGACCGAGTTAGTCCTAACTGGCCTGGCATTACTTTTCCTGGTGGTCATGTTGAACGTGGCGAATCCTTTGTCGATGCTGTCATTCGTGAAGTGAAAGAAGAAACTGGTCTGACCATTTCCAAACCCCAACTCTGTGGTATTAAAAACTGGTATGACGACGAGGATTATCGTTATGTCGTCCTTTTTTACAAGACAAAACACTTTACTGGTGAACTCCAGTCTTCAGACGAAGGAAAGGTATGGTGGGAGAATTTTGAAAATCTTTCTCATCTAAAACTTGCAACTAAGGATATGTCTGATATGCTTCGTGTTTTTTTGGAAGATGATCTCAGTGAATTCTTTTACTACAAAGACGGTGACGACTGGCTTTATGACTTGAAGTAA
- a CDS encoding NAD(P)/FAD-dependent oxidoreductase: MKHFDTIVIGGGPAGMMATISSSFYGQKTLLIEKNRKLGKKLAGTGGGRCNVTNNGSLDDLLAGIPGNGRFLYSVFSQFDNHDIINFFTENGVKLKVEDHGRVFPASDKSRTIIEALEKKIIELGGQVLTQTEIVSVKKIDDQFVLKSADQTFTCDKLIVTTGGKSYPSTGSTGFGHEIARHFKHTITELEAAESPLLTDFPHKALQGISLDDVTLSYGKHVITHDLLFTHFGLSGPAALRMSSFVKGGEVLALDVLPQLSESDLVVFLEENREKSLKNALKTLLPERLAEFFVQGFPEKVKQLTEKEREQLLQSIKALKIPVTGKMSLAKSFVTKGGVSLKEINPKTLESKLVPGLHFAGEVLDINAHTGGFNITSALCTGWVAGTNPINTK; encoded by the coding sequence ATGAAACATTTTGATACTATTGTCATCGGTGGTGGACCTGCTGGCATGATGGCTACCATTTCCAGTAGCTTTTATGGTCAGAAAACTCTTCTCATCGAAAAAAATCGGAAACTCGGAAAAAAATTAGCTGGTACTGGTGGTGGTCGTTGCAATGTCACCAATAACGGAAGCTTAGATGACCTTCTGGCTGGAATTCCTGGTAACGGGCGCTTTCTATACAGTGTCTTTTCCCAGTTTGATAACCATGATATCATCAATTTTTTTACGGAAAACGGTGTTAAACTCAAGGTTGAAGACCACGGCCGCGTCTTTCCTGCCAGCGACAAATCTCGGACCATTATCGAAGCCTTAGAGAAGAAAATCATTGAGCTAGGCGGACAAGTTCTCACTCAAACGGAGATTGTTTCTGTTAAAAAGATAGACGACCAGTTTGTCCTTAAGTCCGCAGACCAAACCTTCACTTGTGATAAACTCATTGTCACAACAGGTGGTAAGTCTTATCCTTCGACTGGTTCGACTGGTTTTGGTCACGAGATTGCCCGTCATTTTAAGCACACCATTACAGAGCTTGAAGCCGCTGAAAGTCCTTTATTGACAGATTTTCCACATAAGGCCTTACAGGGAATTTCCCTAGATGACGTGACCCTAAGCTATGGCAAGCACGTCATTACTCATGATCTGCTCTTTACCCACTTTGGTTTGTCAGGTCCTGCTGCCCTACGTATGTCTAGCTTTGTCAAGGGCGGAGAAGTTCTCGCGCTGGATGTTTTGCCACAACTCTCTGAGAGCGACTTGGTAGTTTTTCTAGAAGAAAATCGGGAAAAATCCTTGAAAAATGCCTTAAAAACTTTGCTTCCGGAACGCTTGGCTGAGTTTTTTGTACAAGGATTTCCTGAAAAAGTCAAACAGCTAACTGAAAAAGAACGCGAGCAACTGCTCCAGTCTATCAAGGCTCTCAAAATTCCTGTCACTGGTAAAATGTCATTGGCTAAGTCCTTTGTCACCAAAGGTGGTGTCAGTCTTAAGGAAATCAACCCTAAAACCCTTGAAAGTAAGCTGGTACCTGGTCTCCACTTTGCTGGCGAAGTCCTAGATATCAATGCCCACACGGGTGGCTTTAACATCACTTCTGCCCTCTGTACCGGCTGGGTGGCAGGCACCAATCCAATAAATACCAAATAA
- the clpP gene encoding ATP-dependent Clp protease proteolytic subunit ClpP, with translation MIPVVIEQTSRGERSYDIYSRLLKDRIIMLTGPVEDNMANSVIAQLLFLDAQDSTKDIYLYVNTPGGSVSAGLAIVDTMNFIKADVQTIVMGMAASMGTVIASSGAKGKRFMLPNAEYMIHQPMGGTGGGTQQTDMAIAAEHLLKTRKTLEQILADNSGKSVEQIHADAERDYWMSAQETLEYGFIDEIMANNSLS, from the coding sequence ATGATTCCTGTAGTTATTGAACAAACAAGCCGTGGAGAACGTTCCTATGATATTTACTCTCGTCTTCTGAAAGACCGCATCATCATGCTAACAGGTCCAGTTGAAGACAACATGGCCAACTCCGTTATTGCTCAGTTGCTCTTCTTGGATGCCCAAGACAGCACAAAAGATATTTACCTTTATGTCAACACACCTGGAGGATCTGTTTCAGCTGGTTTGGCAATCGTTGATACCATGAACTTTATCAAGGCAGATGTCCAAACAATCGTTATGGGGATGGCTGCATCCATGGGGACTGTCATCGCATCAAGTGGAGCAAAAGGTAAACGTTTCATGCTTCCAAATGCAGAGTACATGATTCACCAACCAATGGGTGGTACAGGTGGTGGTACCCAACAAACCGATATGGCAATCGCTGCAGAGCACTTGCTCAAAACTCGTAAGACTTTGGAGCAAATCCTTGCAGATAACTCTGGTAAATCAGTCGAGCAAATTCATGCAGATGCAGAACGTGATTACTGGATGAGTGCCCAAGAAACACTTGAATATGGCTTTATCGATGAAATCATGGCCAATAATTCGTTAAGCTAA
- a CDS encoding DegV family protein: MTWKIVADSGCDYRQLATPAIDTEFVSVPLTIQVADQVFIDDANLDINHMMETMYATSEASKSACPSPDDYLRAFEGAKHIFVVTITGTLSGSHNSAQLAKNIYLEEHPDTQIHVIDTLSAGGEVDLIVEKINSLIEQGLSYEEIVEAITAYQEKTKLLFVLAKVDNLVKNGRLSKLIGTVVGLLNIRMVGEASETGTLELLQKARGAKKSLQAAYEELIKAGYAGGRIVMAHRSNEKFCQQLSERLLENFPQADIKIIPTSGLCSFYAEDGGLLMGYEIN, translated from the coding sequence ATGACTTGGAAGATTGTAGCTGACTCTGGTTGTGATTATCGTCAACTGGCAACTCCTGCTATTGATACGGAATTTGTTAGTGTTCCTTTAACCATTCAAGTAGCTGATCAGGTCTTTATCGATGATGCCAATCTCGACATTAACCACATGATGGAAACCATGTATGCGACTTCTGAGGCTTCAAAATCAGCTTGTCCTAGCCCTGATGATTACTTGCGTGCATTTGAAGGTGCTAAGCATATCTTTGTCGTTACTATCACTGGTACTCTTTCAGGTAGCCATAATAGTGCACAGCTCGCTAAGAATATCTATCTGGAAGAACATCCTGACACTCAGATTCATGTGATTGATACATTGTCTGCAGGTGGTGAGGTTGACTTGATTGTCGAGAAAATCAATAGTTTGATTGAACAAGGACTTTCTTATGAGGAAATTGTTGAAGCTATTACAGCCTACCAAGAAAAAACGAAGTTGCTTTTTGTACTCGCTAAGGTTGATAACTTGGTAAAAAATGGTCGTTTAAGCAAGCTGATCGGTACAGTTGTCGGTCTTCTCAACATCCGTATGGTTGGGGAAGCAAGTGAAACTGGAACCCTAGAACTACTCCAAAAAGCGCGTGGAGCAAAAAAATCCCTTCAAGCAGCCTATGAAGAACTAATCAAGGCTGGCTACGCTGGTGGCCGTATCGTCATGGCTCATCGCAGCAATGAAAAATTCTGTCAGCAATTGTCAGAACGCTTGCTGGAAAACTTCCCACAAGCGGATATCAAAATTATCCCAACGTCTGGTCTCTGCAGTTTTTATGCAGAAGATGGCGGTTTGTTGATGGGATATGAAATTAACTAA
- a CDS encoding DUF1697 domain-containing protein produces the protein MEHIILLRGVTPNGKNAIPKMSYLVDILTEAGFQHVRTYIQSGNIILESDSDLEEIRERVHTLIKEKIGADLKMVIKNKNDFEKIVHENPFKEDYLHDRVHVILYQGLIQSLPLEKLKTDYGEEEICVGDYCLYLYLPRTAKQKKLNTNYLEKLFGVVLTMRKLNVVEKLLTK, from the coding sequence TTGGAACATATTATTTTACTAAGAGGCGTTACTCCTAATGGAAAAAATGCTATCCCGAAAATGTCTTATTTGGTAGATATTTTGACAGAAGCTGGTTTTCAACACGTTCGAACCTATATTCAAAGTGGGAATATCATTCTTGAGAGTGACTCAGATTTAGAAGAAATACGAGAACGCGTTCATACTTTGATAAAGGAAAAAATTGGGGCCGACTTAAAAATGGTTATCAAGAATAAGAACGATTTTGAAAAGATTGTTCATGAGAATCCATTTAAAGAAGACTATCTTCATGATCGTGTGCATGTAATTCTTTATCAAGGACTTATCCAAAGCCTGCCACTAGAAAAATTGAAAACTGACTACGGCGAGGAAGAAATCTGTGTAGGCGATTACTGTCTCTATCTCTATCTTCCTAGAACTGCAAAACAAAAAAAGCTCAATACCAACTATCTTGAAAAATTGTTTGGCGTGGTTCTGACCATGCGAAAGTTAAACGTCGTGGAAAAGTTACTAACAAAATAG
- a CDS encoding ABC transporter ATP-binding protein: MALLEVKQLTKHFGGLTAVGDVTLELNEGELVGLIGPNGAGKTTLFNLLTGVYEPSEGTVTLDGHLLNGKTPYKIASLGLSRTFQNIRLFKDLTVLENVLIAFSNHHKQHVLASFLRLPAFYKNEEELKSKALDLLKIFDLDSDANTLAKNLAYGQQRRLEIVRALATEPKILFLDEPAAGMNPQETAELTELIRRIKDEFKITIMLIEHDMNLVMEVTERIYVLEYGRLIAHGTPDEIKNNKRVIEAYLGGEA; the protein is encoded by the coding sequence ATGGCATTACTTGAAGTTAAACAGTTAACCAAACATTTTGGCGGTCTAACAGCTGTTGGAGATGTCACTCTTGAATTGAACGAGGGAGAATTGGTTGGTCTGATTGGACCAAACGGAGCTGGTAAAACAACCCTTTTCAATCTCTTGACCGGTGTTTATGAACCAAGCGAAGGTACTGTGACACTAGATGGTCACCTCCTAAATGGGAAAACTCCCTATAAGATTGCTTCACTTGGTCTCAGTCGTACTTTCCAAAATATTCGTTTGTTCAAGGACTTGACAGTTTTGGAGAATGTTTTGATTGCATTTAGCAATCATCATAAACAACATGTCCTTGCGAGCTTCCTACGCCTACCAGCTTTTTATAAGAATGAGGAAGAATTAAAAAGCAAAGCTTTGGACTTGCTGAAGATTTTTGATTTGGATAGTGACGCAAATACTCTTGCCAAGAATCTGGCCTATGGTCAACAACGTCGATTAGAAATCGTTCGTGCTCTGGCAACTGAACCTAAGATCCTCTTTTTGGACGAACCTGCAGCTGGTATGAATCCACAAGAAACAGCTGAATTGACAGAATTGATCCGTCGTATCAAAGATGAATTTAAAATTACCATCATGCTTATCGAACATGACATGAATTTGGTTATGGAAGTCACTGAGCGTATCTATGTTCTTGAATATGGTCGGTTGATTGCTCATGGGACTCCGGATGAGATCAAGAACAACAAACGCGTTATTGAAGCTTATCTAGGAGGTGAAGCCTAA